In a genomic window of Shouchella clausii:
- the rpsD gene encoding 30S ribosomal protein S4 — MSRYTGPSWKLSRRLGVSLSGTGKELAKRPYAPGQHGPNQRKKLSEYALQLHEKQKLRHMYGVNERQFLRTFNDAGKMSGIHGENFMILLESRLDNLVYRMGLARTRRAARQLVNHGHVLVDGSRVDIPSYRVKPGQTIGLRERSRNLTVVKEALDVNDFTPGYVSFDEEKLEGTYTRYPERSELPAEITEALIVEWYSR, encoded by the coding sequence ATGTCTCGTTATACAGGTCCATCTTGGAAACTATCCCGCCGCCTTGGCGTTTCTCTAAGCGGAACAGGGAAAGAGCTTGCGAAGCGTCCTTACGCTCCAGGCCAACACGGTCCAAACCAACGTAAAAAGCTTTCAGAATACGCACTTCAACTTCATGAAAAGCAAAAACTTCGCCATATGTATGGCGTAAACGAGCGCCAATTCTTGCGCACGTTCAACGATGCTGGCAAAATGAGCGGCATCCACGGCGAAAACTTCATGATTTTGCTTGAGTCACGCCTTGACAACCTTGTCTACCGTATGGGTCTTGCCCGTACACGCCGTGCTGCGCGCCAACTAGTAAACCATGGCCACGTGCTTGTTGACGGTTCTCGCGTTGACATCCCATCTTATCGCGTAAAGCCAGGGCAAACAATTGGCCTTCGTGAGCGTTCACGGAATTTGACTGTTGTTAAAGAAGCACTTGACGTAAATGATTTCACGCCAGGATACGTATCATTTGACGAAGAAAAGCTTGAAGGTACGTACACACGTTACCCAGAGCGTTCTGAGCTTCCAGCAGAAATTACTGAAGCGCTTATCGTTGAGTGGTATTCTCGTTAA
- the thiI gene encoding tRNA uracil 4-sulfurtransferase ThiI — MKMDHILVRYGELALKGKNRGHFEKLLLANIRHVLKPFPKVQAKRTFGRIVVELNGTDHEPVAAALANVFGIQSYSLALRVENELEAMQKGALFMLTEHPDAKTFKVSARRAYKLFPIDSQSLNHKIGSYVLKAFTGELAVDVHHPDVNVVVDVRESGTYITAGVYAGAKGLPVGSSGKVLHLLSGGIDSPVAAHMLMGRGAEVEMLHFHSPPYTNERAKQKVIDLTRELTKFGRTITIHFVPFTDIQTHIHKEVPSSYEMTIMRRMMLRIADRIARERGILAISNGESLGQVASQTLASMNTINEMTNLPVLRPLLAMDKETTIAYAKRIGTYETSILPYEDCCTIFLPTDSKTKPKRDRSAQFEQYVQVEEKCREAIAGIESLEVTGAQSSPTLDQLF; from the coding sequence ATGAAAATGGACCATATTCTTGTTCGTTATGGCGAGTTGGCCTTAAAAGGAAAAAACAGAGGCCATTTTGAAAAACTGCTGCTCGCCAATATTCGCCATGTATTAAAACCTTTTCCAAAGGTACAAGCGAAGCGGACGTTTGGGCGGATTGTCGTCGAACTAAACGGCACCGACCATGAGCCAGTTGCTGCAGCACTAGCCAATGTATTTGGCATTCAATCATACAGCCTTGCCTTAAGAGTGGAGAATGAGTTAGAAGCCATGCAAAAAGGGGCACTCTTTATGCTTACCGAGCATCCAGATGCTAAAACGTTTAAAGTCTCTGCTAGGCGGGCATACAAGCTTTTTCCGATCGATTCCCAGTCCCTTAACCACAAAATAGGCTCATACGTGCTAAAGGCATTCACTGGCGAGTTAGCCGTTGATGTCCATCATCCCGATGTCAACGTTGTAGTCGACGTGCGTGAGTCAGGAACGTATATAACGGCTGGTGTGTATGCAGGAGCAAAAGGGTTGCCGGTAGGAAGCAGTGGAAAAGTTCTTCATTTGCTGTCAGGCGGAATCGATTCTCCTGTTGCCGCCCATATGCTAATGGGCAGAGGAGCAGAAGTAGAAATGCTTCATTTCCACAGTCCTCCCTATACAAATGAACGGGCCAAACAAAAAGTGATTGATTTGACAAGAGAGTTGACAAAATTTGGTCGTACGATCACGATTCATTTTGTCCCTTTCACTGATATTCAAACGCATATCCACAAAGAAGTGCCGTCAAGCTATGAGATGACAATTATGAGACGGATGATGTTGCGGATTGCCGATCGGATCGCCAGGGAACGAGGCATCTTAGCGATTTCAAATGGTGAAAGTTTAGGCCAAGTCGCCTCGCAAACACTTGCCAGCATGAATACGATTAATGAGATGACCAATTTACCTGTATTGCGTCCGCTTTTAGCAATGGATAAAGAGACGACAATCGCTTATGCAAAACGGATTGGCACATATGAAACATCGATTCTCCCTTACGAAGACTGCTGTACGATCTTTTTGCCGACAGATTCTAAAACGAAGCCAAAACGGGATCGTTCTGCCCAGTTTGAACAATACGTGCAAGTGGAGGAAAAATGCAGAGAAGCGATTGCAGGAATTGAATCCCTTGAAGTAACAGGCGCGCAATCATCGCCAACATTGGACCAGTTATTTTAA
- a CDS encoding cysteine desulfurase family protein yields the protein MIYLDNSATTRPHPDVLALYTKMAADYFGNASSLHTLGMEAEQVLDHARKRFAAYLNCMPNQLIFTSGGTEANAVAIQGTAKKHANGHLITTTVEHASIYENARALEAQGFEVTYVQADEDGRVTSKAIESAIRPNTVLVTLGHVQGELGTVQPIAEIGALLQRYPQIKFHVDAVQSLAKVPFSLKEANIDMLSLSAHKIHGLKGTGLLFVNNPATLESLLYGGGQEQRLRPGTENTAGIAAFAKALGLMESQEQKQQQRLLALNDMLRAKLEPIEGLIVNTPTSGYAPHILNVSIPGIKAEVLVQALGQRQIYVSTQSACSTKTGKPSRVLLGAMKPRTVAESAIRISFSFATTSEEVEACGEALKQIIPELQEVVGK from the coding sequence ATGATTTATTTGGACAATAGCGCAACCACTCGGCCCCATCCCGACGTGCTTGCTTTATATACGAAGATGGCTGCAGATTATTTTGGCAATGCTTCGTCGCTGCATACACTTGGCATGGAAGCGGAGCAAGTACTTGATCATGCCCGTAAACGTTTTGCCGCTTATCTTAACTGCATGCCGAATCAGCTTATTTTTACCTCAGGGGGGACAGAAGCAAATGCGGTGGCCATTCAAGGAACAGCGAAAAAGCATGCGAACGGCCACCTAATTACAACCACTGTCGAACACGCATCTATTTATGAGAATGCTCGCGCTCTCGAAGCGCAAGGGTTTGAAGTAACATATGTGCAAGCGGATGAGGATGGACGTGTTACTAGCAAAGCGATTGAATCTGCCATTCGTCCAAATACCGTTTTGGTTACGCTTGGGCATGTCCAAGGCGAACTAGGGACTGTACAACCAATCGCTGAAATAGGCGCTTTGCTTCAACGCTACCCACAAATCAAATTTCATGTCGATGCCGTGCAAAGTTTGGCAAAAGTGCCGTTTTCACTAAAAGAAGCAAACATTGATATGCTGTCTTTGTCTGCACATAAAATCCACGGCTTGAAAGGGACAGGGCTATTATTTGTCAACAATCCTGCTACTCTGGAAAGCCTTCTCTACGGAGGCGGACAAGAACAACGATTGCGTCCTGGCACAGAAAATACAGCAGGTATCGCTGCATTTGCCAAGGCGCTCGGGTTAATGGAAAGCCAGGAACAAAAACAGCAACAACGGCTGCTTGCATTAAATGACATGTTGCGCGCCAAGCTGGAACCAATAGAGGGGTTAATCGTTAACACGCCTACATCAGGCTATGCACCTCATATATTGAATGTATCGATTCCAGGCATTAAAGCCGAAGTGCTTGTGCAGGCGCTCGGTCAACGCCAAATTTACGTTTCGACACAGTCCGCCTGCTCGACGAAAACGGGCAAGCCGAGCCGTGTCCTTTTAGGGGCAATGAAGCCGAGAACAGTGGCTGAGAGCGCCATTCGCATTAGCTTCTCGTTTGCGACGACATCCGAAGAAGTGGAAGCGTGTGGCGAAGCCTTAAAACAGATCATTCCAGAGCTTCAGGAGGTTGTAGGAAAATGA
- a CDS encoding RDD family protein — MERRLPAAGFKRYLRKQPPVMVPATREAAQEKGASAIRYAGFWMRLWAFLFDLLIVSAINAALIQSWLPFLQTNDHFFGFAVTTVIAPAILYALLFFAYFAGMTKAFSQTLGKMVFGLKVVAADGSPLTWRTLFFREGVGRFIQQAPLPLRFPLLAYIVVACTPKKQGIHDLFAETYVIHCD; from the coding sequence ATGGAAAGGCGATTACCCGCTGCCGGATTCAAGCGCTATTTACGAAAACAGCCGCCGGTGATGGTTCCTGCAACAAGGGAGGCGGCCCAAGAAAAAGGGGCAAGCGCGATTCGTTATGCTGGGTTTTGGATGCGATTATGGGCGTTTTTATTTGATTTATTGATCGTTTCAGCTATAAATGCTGCGCTAATTCAATCGTGGCTGCCGTTTTTACAAACAAACGACCATTTCTTTGGGTTTGCGGTTACAACAGTTATTGCCCCAGCTATTCTTTACGCACTGTTGTTTTTCGCTTATTTTGCAGGAATGACGAAAGCTTTTTCGCAAACGCTTGGAAAAATGGTGTTTGGCTTAAAAGTGGTTGCTGCAGACGGGTCGCCGCTCACATGGCGAACATTGTTCTTTCGAGAAGGCGTCGGCCGCTTTATCCAGCAAGCGCCTTTACCACTTCGTTTCCCGCTGCTTGCTTATATTGTTGTTGCATGCACGCCTAAAAAACAAGGCATCCATGATTTGTTTGCCGAGACATATGTCATCCATTGTGATTAG
- the ezrA gene encoding septation ring formation regulator EzrA, protein MDIFVTVIIILLVLFTAGTAAGIFLRRHIHKAVDELDARKINLLNRDIPDEIAKVKKLRMSGETEQKFEMWRKDWDEIVESILPSIENQLIEIEEWAAKYRFKKAKDAIGWVGNRITTVEQQLDTMVEEIDHLVSAEAKNRQEISEVRGKYQELSNELLTKRGSFGEAVRALDEAMADIKQTLASYDEATENGSYLQARKQLLMMKDRLHDLRAKMDELPQLLIQVKSTVPADVRNLEMGIAQMEESGFHLKTFAFDGRLTQFKKDIEKAYEQLLSLHVKEASELLQTINDEKEQMYETLEAEVAIKNKLMEKIPTLKEQVQAATEQLQTLLRETTHVQKSYLIAEEETHLQNALQKDLANLRNQLHVIVDVTENQKQTYSSIYEMAEKWSNEMDTFKANIDNSIERLRRLRKDELKAQETVSRLRSVMYETKRTLKKSNLPGVPVKQLEALDFAETKVKQASDALNEIPLEMERVEQLVHEAIEQVEKGSDAIEEMVEKARLAELAIQFSNRYRNRGEEVRQALDQAEDAFRSFHYEEALERVQHAVEPYEPNLLEKVERHIST, encoded by the coding sequence GTGGATATTTTTGTAACAGTCATCATCATATTGCTCGTCCTTTTTACGGCAGGGACGGCAGCTGGGATTTTTCTCAGACGGCATATACATAAAGCAGTGGACGAGCTCGATGCCAGGAAAATCAACTTATTGAATCGTGACATTCCAGATGAAATTGCCAAAGTAAAAAAGCTCCGCATGTCAGGTGAAACGGAACAGAAATTTGAAATGTGGCGCAAAGACTGGGATGAGATTGTCGAATCGATTTTACCTAGCATTGAGAACCAATTAATTGAAATCGAAGAATGGGCCGCAAAATACCGATTTAAAAAAGCAAAAGATGCGATTGGCTGGGTAGGCAATCGAATTACGACGGTCGAACAGCAGTTGGATACGATGGTGGAAGAAATCGATCACTTGGTTTCCGCTGAAGCGAAAAACCGCCAAGAAATTAGCGAAGTCCGTGGCAAATATCAAGAGCTGTCAAATGAGCTGTTAACAAAACGGGGATCCTTTGGCGAGGCCGTTAGAGCCCTTGATGAAGCAATGGCCGATATAAAACAGACGCTTGCATCTTATGATGAAGCGACTGAAAATGGCAGCTATCTACAGGCGCGAAAACAGCTTTTAATGATGAAGGATCGTTTGCATGACTTAAGGGCAAAAATGGATGAGCTCCCGCAGTTGCTCATCCAAGTTAAATCAACCGTTCCAGCTGATGTACGCAACTTGGAGATGGGCATCGCCCAAATGGAGGAAAGCGGCTTCCATTTAAAAACATTCGCCTTTGACGGGCGCCTCACACAATTTAAAAAAGACATTGAAAAGGCGTACGAACAGCTTCTCAGCCTTCACGTCAAAGAAGCAAGCGAATTGTTGCAAACGATCAACGACGAGAAGGAGCAAATGTACGAAACGCTTGAAGCAGAAGTGGCAATTAAAAATAAGCTAATGGAGAAAATTCCAACACTAAAGGAACAAGTGCAGGCAGCAACAGAACAATTGCAAACGTTACTGCGTGAAACGACTCATGTACAAAAAAGCTATTTAATTGCTGAAGAAGAAACCCATTTGCAAAATGCTTTGCAAAAAGACCTCGCCAACTTGCGGAACCAATTGCATGTCATTGTCGATGTAACCGAAAACCAAAAACAAACGTACTCTTCCATTTACGAAATGGCTGAGAAGTGGTCAAATGAGATGGACACATTCAAAGCCAATATTGATAACAGCATAGAACGGCTCCGTCGCCTCCGAAAAGACGAGTTAAAAGCACAAGAAACCGTCTCACGGCTTCGTAGTGTCATGTACGAAACGAAACGGACGTTGAAAAAAAGCAACTTGCCAGGGGTGCCAGTAAAGCAGCTGGAAGCATTGGACTTTGCCGAAACGAAAGTAAAGCAAGCTTCCGATGCGCTAAATGAAATCCCCCTTGAAATGGAACGAGTCGAGCAATTGGTGCACGAGGCGATTGAGCAAGTTGAAAAAGGTTCAGACGCAATAGAAGAAATGGTTGAAAAAGCTAGGCTTGCCGAACTGGCTATCCAGTTTAGCAACCGATATCGTAACCGTGGCGAAGAAGTGCGCCAAGCACTTGACCAAGCAGAAGATGCGTTTCGCAGTTTTCATTATGAGGAAGCACTTGAGCGCGTCCAACATGCTGTTGAGCCATACGAACCAAACTTGTTGGAAAAAGTCGAAAGGCATATAAGTACATAG
- a CDS encoding DUF2953 domain-containing protein, producing MQSWVWWLIASTAGLLLLGICLLMATIRIRCTYKHRQKEDLLQLDVRMLGFTLYKLEAPLIEWNEKEGTVSIREKNKSPVKENKQKKKWSSETIKRFIKKSKEWIAHFPSYKRIAARFFKGLTVEEFKWSTEIGTGEAASAAKVAGVVWGLKSFFCGWASHKVKWRAAQQLDVIPHFQSETFALSFSCIVSFRMGHAIRTGLALVFNYKKNSSQRVQAPAQGAVAGD from the coding sequence GTGCAAAGCTGGGTATGGTGGTTAATAGCGTCCACAGCTGGTTTGCTGCTACTAGGCATATGCCTTTTGATGGCAACAATCCGCATCAGGTGTACTTACAAACATCGGCAAAAGGAAGATTTGCTGCAACTGGATGTCCGCATGTTAGGCTTTACTCTTTATAAATTGGAAGCGCCTTTAATTGAATGGAACGAAAAAGAAGGCACGGTGTCGATCAGGGAAAAAAATAAAAGCCCTGTAAAAGAAAACAAACAAAAAAAGAAATGGTCGAGTGAAACGATCAAGCGCTTTATTAAGAAAAGCAAAGAGTGGATTGCACACTTTCCCAGCTATAAGCGGATCGCCGCTCGTTTTTTTAAAGGCTTGACTGTTGAAGAGTTCAAATGGTCCACCGAAATTGGCACAGGAGAAGCCGCCAGCGCTGCCAAAGTGGCGGGGGTCGTATGGGGGCTAAAGTCGTTTTTTTGCGGATGGGCTTCCCATAAAGTGAAATGGCGTGCCGCCCAACAATTAGACGTCATTCCCCATTTCCAGTCGGAAACGTTCGCCCTTTCGTTTTCATGCATAGTCTCCTTTCGCATGGGACACGCTATACGTACAGGTCTTGCGCTTGTTTTCAATTATAAGAAGAACTCTTCACAAAGGGTACAGGCGCCTGCACAAGGTGCTGTAGCAGGTGATTGA
- the hisJ gene encoding histidinol-phosphatase HisJ, whose translation MIIRDGHIHTPFCPHGSADTLASYCEQAISIGLKTITFAEHAPLPAGFSDPTPNQDSAMAASDLNAYLQATRAIKKEYAHALDVLIGLEVDYISGYEEETKALLNEVGPFLDDSILSVHFLKVGGHYRCIDYSPEEFAAIAADLGSTNALYALYYDTVLASICADLGYYKPKRIGHITLCKKFQKLYHAEQSFEQEIDAILAAIHENGLQLDYNYAGLTKRYCGESYPPKEIALQAKTMGIPLVYGSDAHSAAGLRMF comes from the coding sequence ATGATTATCCGCGACGGGCATATCCACACACCCTTTTGTCCCCATGGTTCAGCGGATACGCTGGCATCTTATTGTGAACAAGCGATTTCAATTGGACTAAAGACGATTACATTTGCAGAACACGCCCCTCTTCCCGCCGGTTTTAGCGACCCTACCCCGAACCAAGACAGCGCCATGGCAGCTTCAGACCTAAATGCCTATTTGCAGGCAACGCGTGCAATAAAAAAAGAGTACGCCCACGCACTGGACGTCCTCATTGGTTTAGAGGTTGATTATATATCCGGCTACGAAGAAGAAACAAAAGCGCTGTTAAACGAGGTTGGCCCTTTCCTTGATGACAGCATTCTATCTGTCCACTTTTTGAAAGTAGGCGGCCATTACCGCTGCATCGATTACAGCCCAGAAGAATTTGCGGCAATCGCAGCGGATCTTGGCAGCACGAATGCCTTGTATGCCCTTTATTACGACACGGTTTTAGCTTCTATTTGTGCCGATCTAGGCTACTATAAACCAAAGCGGATCGGCCATATAACGCTATGCAAAAAATTTCAAAAGCTCTATCACGCTGAGCAATCGTTTGAACAAGAAATTGACGCCATCCTTGCCGCGATCCATGAAAATGGGCTTCAGCTTGATTATAACTATGCGGGTCTAACCAAGCGTTATTGCGGCGAGTCCTATCCACCAAAAGAAATTGCACTGCAAGCAAAAACGATGGGCATCCCCCTTGTTTATGGTTCAGACGCCCATTCTGCCGCAGGTCTCCGCATGTTTTAA
- the sppA gene encoding signal peptide peptidase SppA: MKARRWIALGVGAFILLFSVITSLSLAMNTYSQANWLAGAYDESVVIQEGDPSGSIALLEVNGAIINTTGDSLFSAEGYNHSNFMDLFYQTMSSPDVEGIIIAVDSPGGGVLESAEIHDAVIEAQENYGKPVYISMGSMAASGGYYLAAPAEQIFAYPQTLTGSIGVIMSSLNITELLDKIGVEETVYKSGPYKDMMSGTRPPTEEEDEILQSIVDEYYDEFVEVIANGRGMDEERVRELGDGRIYTGRQALEAGLIDELGTINDVIAAMQRDLGSNYQVITIEPKQGLTSMFGLAAEKIFGKAEQKQGLMELTEYNQPRAMYLYDYE, from the coding sequence ATGAAAGCGAGAAGGTGGATTGCATTAGGAGTTGGGGCTTTTATTTTGTTGTTTTCAGTCATTACATCGCTATCGCTAGCGATGAATACATATTCCCAAGCCAATTGGCTAGCAGGAGCTTATGACGAAAGCGTAGTGATTCAGGAAGGAGATCCTTCTGGTTCAATTGCCCTTTTAGAAGTAAACGGGGCGATCATTAATACAACAGGCGATTCTCTGTTTTCTGCTGAAGGGTACAATCACTCAAACTTTATGGATTTATTTTACCAAACGATGAGTTCCCCAGATGTGGAAGGGATTATTATTGCGGTTGATTCTCCTGGTGGCGGCGTATTGGAAAGTGCGGAAATTCATGATGCGGTCATCGAAGCACAAGAAAATTACGGGAAGCCCGTTTACATTTCAATGGGTTCGATGGCTGCTTCCGGCGGGTATTACTTGGCCGCTCCCGCTGAGCAAATTTTTGCTTATCCGCAAACGTTAACGGGGTCAATTGGCGTGATTATGAGTTCGTTAAACATCACCGAATTGCTTGATAAAATCGGTGTCGAGGAAACGGTTTACAAAAGCGGCCCATACAAAGACATGATGAGCGGTACTCGTCCGCCTACTGAAGAAGAAGATGAGATTTTGCAATCAATTGTCGATGAATACTACGATGAATTTGTCGAAGTCATTGCCAATGGCAGGGGAATGGATGAAGAGCGTGTTCGTGAATTAGGGGATGGCAGAATTTATACAGGCAGGCAAGCGCTCGAAGCAGGCTTGATTGATGAACTTGGAACGATCAATGATGTCATTGCCGCCATGCAGCGCGATTTGGGCAGTAATTACCAAGTCATTACGATTGAGCCGAAACAAGGACTAACGAGTATGTTTGGCCTTGCTGCTGAAAAAATATTTGGCAAAGCTGAACAAAAACAAGGACTCATGGAACTGACCGAGTACAACCAACCTAGAGCCATGTATTTGTATGATTATGAATAA
- the refZ gene encoding forespore capture DNA-binding protein RefZ — translation MSEQTKTTIKDAAISLFYAKGFHGTSVRDIARKAGVNPALISYYFGGKQALFESLLIDFFEGYVKTMETAAREPNGDPIGSLVELFKKVLLYQQSCHWLARMAHREMTLDSTLVREVMSTYLRKEQHLLEQAVARCLRRQGEPLAADLIVVQLRNMMTLPFSSPQYLRELFLLTPADEQFIERYGRHADEWIRSLLSSLEQRKTMVVRLTS, via the coding sequence ATGAGCGAACAGACGAAAACGACGATTAAAGATGCGGCTATTTCCTTGTTCTACGCAAAAGGCTTCCACGGTACATCCGTTCGCGACATTGCCAGAAAAGCTGGTGTGAATCCCGCGCTGATTTCGTATTATTTTGGCGGAAAGCAGGCTTTGTTTGAATCGTTATTAATCGATTTTTTTGAAGGGTATGTAAAAACGATGGAAACAGCCGCACGGGAACCAAACGGCGATCCCATCGGTTCTTTAGTAGAGCTGTTTAAAAAAGTGCTGCTTTACCAGCAATCGTGTCATTGGCTAGCGCGCATGGCACACCGAGAAATGACGCTAGACTCGACCCTTGTACGGGAAGTGATGAGCACGTATTTGCGGAAAGAGCAACATTTGCTCGAACAAGCAGTCGCCCGGTGCTTACGCAGGCAAGGGGAGCCATTAGCTGCCGATTTAATCGTTGTCCAACTCCGCAATATGATGACATTGCCTTTTTCTTCACCACAATACTTGCGGGAACTGTTTTTGCTTACTCCGGCAGATGAGCAGTTTATCGAGCGGTATGGACGGCATGCCGATGAGTGGATTCGCTCTTTGCTTAGCTCATTGGAGCAGAGGAAGACAATGGTAGTCCGCTTGACATCGTAA
- a CDS encoding alpha/beta-type small acid-soluble spore protein, whose product MANSNSNNLVVPGVQQALDQMKNEIASEFGVNLGADTTSRANGSVGGEITKRLVAQAEQQLGGFQR is encoded by the coding sequence ATGGCTAACTCAAACTCAAATAACTTGGTAGTACCTGGCGTACAACAAGCACTTGATCAAATGAAAAACGAAATCGCTTCTGAATTTGGCGTAAACCTTGGAGCTGACACGACTTCTCGTGCGAACGGTTCTGTAGGTGGCGAAATCACGAAACGTTTGGTTGCTCAAGCTGAACAACAATTAGGCGGATTTCAAAGATAA
- a CDS encoding GAF domain-containing protein has product MFSKLDYPTDQEAAYRLLEQQAVALLEDEPDALANYANLCALLGQFLDDINWVGFYFLKENELVLGPFQGLPACTRIAIGKGVCGTAVAENKTMRIDDVHAFPGHIACDAASNAELVIPIRHEHNVIAVLDIDSPSKGRFHEKEAEALERLLKRVEPFLLNIDK; this is encoded by the coding sequence ATGTTTAGCAAACTTGATTATCCTACTGACCAAGAAGCAGCCTATCGCCTTTTGGAACAGCAAGCCGTTGCCTTACTTGAAGATGAGCCGGATGCGCTAGCAAATTACGCCAATTTATGTGCATTGTTGGGCCAGTTTTTAGATGACATTAACTGGGTCGGCTTTTATTTTCTTAAAGAAAACGAACTTGTGCTCGGCCCATTCCAAGGACTGCCTGCCTGTACACGGATTGCGATTGGCAAAGGTGTCTGCGGAACCGCTGTGGCCGAAAACAAAACGATGCGCATTGATGATGTTCATGCATTCCCTGGGCATATCGCCTGCGACGCCGCTTCAAACGCCGAACTCGTTATTCCGATCCGCCACGAACATAACGTGATAGCAGTCCTTGATATCGACAGCCCGAGCAAAGGCCGTTTCCACGAAAAAGAAGCGGAGGCGCTCGAACGCTTACTGAAGCGAGTGGAACCTTTTTTATTAAACATTGACAAGTAG
- the tyrS gene encoding tyrosine--tRNA ligase: MDEKQPLTPEQQKLVDEQVEALMRGVVEVVPKEAFREKIEKSVRTGKPLNIKLGMDPSAPDVHIGHTVVLQKLRQFQEYGHHIQLLIGDFTGKIGDPTGKSETRKVLTDEQVKQNAQTYVEQYGKILDIEKTEILYNSQWLSELKFDDVLKLAGQMTVARMLEREDFSKRYKTGQPISVHEFFYPLMQGYDSVAMETDIEVGGTDQTFNLLMGRQLQEAYGKEKQVMLTLPLIEGLDGVRKMSKSLNNYIGIDEAPNEIFGKAMSIPDELMVKYYKLATDVPMDEVEALEKGLSDGSVHPRDAKMRLGHKFVEMYHGKEAADEAEQYFKTVFQKRAVPEDIPVFSWEGDKEVPLIDLLVTLNMQSSKGEARRMIQGGGVKINEQKITDIHTVVSVEDDMIVQVGKRKFAKLSLK; the protein is encoded by the coding sequence ATGGATGAAAAACAACCGTTAACCCCTGAGCAACAAAAGCTCGTTGATGAGCAAGTGGAAGCGCTCATGCGTGGCGTTGTAGAAGTCGTCCCGAAAGAGGCATTTCGGGAAAAAATTGAGAAAAGCGTTCGAACAGGAAAGCCGTTAAACATTAAGCTTGGCATGGACCCGTCAGCACCTGATGTCCATATCGGCCATACAGTTGTACTACAAAAACTGCGCCAATTTCAAGAGTATGGCCACCATATTCAACTGCTGATCGGTGACTTTACTGGAAAAATCGGCGATCCGACTGGAAAGTCCGAGACAAGGAAAGTGTTGACTGATGAACAAGTCAAGCAGAACGCACAAACATACGTAGAACAATACGGAAAAATTTTGGACATTGAAAAAACAGAAATTCTTTACAATTCTCAATGGCTAAGCGAGCTGAAGTTTGATGATGTTTTAAAGCTTGCTGGTCAGATGACAGTGGCCCGTATGCTCGAACGGGAAGACTTTAGCAAACGCTATAAAACCGGGCAACCGATTTCGGTACATGAATTCTTTTACCCGCTTATGCAAGGTTACGATTCTGTCGCAATGGAAACCGACATCGAAGTAGGGGGGACGGACCAAACGTTTAATTTGTTAATGGGACGCCAACTCCAAGAAGCGTACGGAAAAGAAAAGCAAGTGATGCTGACGCTGCCGTTAATTGAAGGGCTCGATGGCGTTCGCAAAATGTCAAAGTCGCTTAATAACTACATTGGCATTGACGAAGCACCAAATGAGATTTTCGGAAAGGCGATGTCGATACCTGATGAATTGATGGTAAAATACTACAAATTGGCGACTGATGTCCCGATGGATGAAGTAGAAGCTTTAGAAAAAGGGCTGTCAGACGGCAGTGTCCACCCTCGCGATGCAAAAATGCGACTTGGGCATAAATTTGTAGAAATGTACCACGGCAAGGAAGCGGCTGATGAGGCAGAGCAATATTTTAAAACGGTTTTCCAAAAAAGGGCGGTGCCAGAAGACATTCCGGTCTTTTCCTGGGAAGGCGACAAAGAAGTGCCGTTAATTGATTTGCTTGTTACGTTGAACATGCAGTCTTCAAAAGGTGAAGCACGCCGGATGATTCAAGGTGGCGGCGTAAAAATTAACGAACAGAAAATCACCGATATTCATACGGTCGTATCAGTTGAAGACGACATGATCGTTCAAGTCGGAAAGCGCAAGTTTGCCAAGCTAAGCTTAAAATAA